TGCAAGTTGAGCGAGCAGCCCGGCGCGCCCTTGATGTATTGCCGCCGCGAGAATATGAGCGCATCGAGCAAGCCATTGACGCGCTCGCCCACAACCCTCGTCCACGCAATGCACGGAAGATAAAAGGGGGAGTCATGCTCTGGCGACTGCGCGTCGGCAATTACCGCAT
This DNA window, taken from Dehalococcoidia bacterium, encodes the following:
- a CDS encoding type II toxin-antitoxin system RelE/ParE family toxin, whose amino-acid sequence is MTYELQVERAARRALDVLPPREYERIEQAIDALAHNPRPRNARKIKGGVMLWRLRVGNYRIIYGVFDRERLVKIVRVARRREDTYRL